A genomic segment from Oncorhynchus clarkii lewisi isolate Uvic-CL-2024 chromosome 12, UVic_Ocla_1.0, whole genome shotgun sequence encodes:
- the LOC139421710 gene encoding dexamethasone-induced protein homolog, whose protein sequence is MTLKTYARLDSLESILNELPCMFYLGLFFVNVLILYYAFLMEYIVLNVGIVFLPEDMDQALVDLGVLSDPASVPYDTDTELDVFERYLE, encoded by the coding sequence ATGACACTCAAAACTTATGCTCGACTAGATTCGTTGGAATCGATCCTCAACGAACTTCCCTGTATGTTTTATCTGGGCCTGTTTTTTGTGAACGTTTTAATCCTCTACTATGCCTTTCTAATGGAATACATCGTCCTGAATGTGGGGATAGTGTTTCTACCGGAAGATATGGACCAGGCGCTGGTGGACCTAGGGGTACTATCTGACCCGGCCTCTGTCCCTTACGACACGGACACAGAACTCGATGTTTTCGAGAGGTACCTGGAGTGA